Proteins from one Pelmatolapia mariae isolate MD_Pm_ZW unplaced genomic scaffold, Pm_UMD_F_2 NODE_ptg000732l+_length_27259_cov_1, whole genome shotgun sequence genomic window:
- the LOC134623538 gene encoding low affinity immunoglobulin gamma Fc region receptor II-like has product MKLAHMRTAPGKEDQESPLLLRINSSQSPASEITTYRPRATLTAGTTIIPVGGSVTLTCSVQSSDGWKYEWFRRTQRTSEVQIRDQQNRDIRVSQGGIYSCRGARGNPVYNTDISDDVTIEKTFSKKVVVKQQPNWPQIFRGETITLTCEVQEGGETTEWEYEWRGPRTPTQWTHNNDVTFRVSESSSGDYMCKSRRRDDSYSSTEWSEAFTLSASTSKPRATLTAQSSIIPAGGSVTLSCSVEGSAGWKFDWFRRDSVSSKAQLMRGNEANRVISVSQGGLYHCRGGRGDPVYYTEDSSDVTVVETFRAIVAQELAVRRVIRRLLVRALARTLSVIVSLVKSLHPPPTGDGQRGR; this is encoded by the exons atgaaactggctcacatgaggaccgccccaggaaaggaagaccaagagtcacctctgctgctgagaataAATTCATCccagtcaccagcctcagaaatcacaa CATATAGACCCAGGGCCACACTGACAGCAGGAACAACAATCATACCAGTAGGGGGCAGTGTGACACTGACCTGCTCTGTGCAGAGCTCTGATGGATGGAAATATGAGTGGTTCAGACGAACCCAAAGAACCTCTGAAGTTCAAATCAGAGATCAACAAAACAGAGATATCAGAGTATCTCAAGGAGGAATCTACAGCTGCAGAGGAGCAAGAGGAAACCCAGTTTACAACACTGATATAAGTGATGATGTCACCATTGAGAAAACCT TTTCCAAAAAAGTTGTTGTAAAACAACAACCCAACTGGCCTCAGATATTCAGAGGTGAGACGATCACTCTGACATGTGAGGTGCAGGAAGGAGGTGAAACCACTGAGTGGGAGTATGAATGGAGAGGACCCAGGACACCCACACAGTGGACACACAATAATGATGTGACATTCAGAGTTTCTGAGTCCAGCAGTGGAGACTACATGTGTAAGAGTCGACGCAGAGATGACTCATATTCTTCAACAGAGTGGAGTGAAGCCTTCACATTGTCAGCATCAA CAAGTAAACCCAGAGCCACACTGACAGCACAAAGTTCAATCataccagcagggggcagtgtgACACTGAGCTGCTCTGTGGAGGGCTCTGCTGGCTGGAAGTTTGACTGGTTCAGACGTGATTCAGTCTCTTCTAAAGCTCAGCTCATGAGAGGAAATGAAGCAAACAGAGTTATTAGTGTCTCACAAGGAGGTCTGTACCActgcagaggagggagaggagatCCAGTTTACTACACAGAGGACAGCAGTGACGTCACAGTTGTGGAGACTT ttagggcgatcgtggctcaagagttagcAGTTCGCCGTGTGAtcagaaggttgctggttcgagccctggctcggaCACTCTctgtcattgtgtccttggtcaAGAGTCTTCACCcaccacctactggtgatggccagaggggccgatg